In Platichthys flesus chromosome 20, fPlaFle2.1, whole genome shotgun sequence, a single genomic region encodes these proteins:
- the LOC133975846 gene encoding receptor activity-modifying protein 3-like — protein sequence MMLYLLLPLLIAGVKSQTANVTVEERSGAERNQTYGVSANENVTSILTPEEKSLIEEELENENLTFITEDDERFQDQDTPSAHRRCDHLLLVYGSHEYCGGPFHNEMSNISSEDWCHLEHVSRPYSELTRCLEKLSNLTDCFYPNQDTQDFFIFIHSKYFHNCSNEELLFEDAPHWLVMVLTLIPVSIIPVLVYLVVWKSKVQE from the exons ATGATGCTCTAcctgctccttcctctcctgATCGCAG GTGTTAAATCACAAACTGCCAACGTGACGGTGGAAGAGCGGAGCGGAGCCGAGAGGAATCAAACCTACGGTGTCTCCGCCAACG AAAACGTGACGTCCATTTTGACCCCAGAGGAGAAGAGTCTCAtcgaggaggagctggaaaatgAGAACCTGACGTTTATCACGGAGGACGACG agagGTTTCAGGACCAGGACACGCCCTCTGCTCACAGGCGCTGTGATCACCTCCTGCTGGTTTACGGCAGTCACGAGTACTGTGGAGGACCTTTTCACAACGAGATGTCCAACATCAGCTCAGAGGACTGGTGCCACCTGGAGCACGTCAGCAG gCCGTACAGCGAGCTCACGCGGTGTCTGGAGAAGCTGTCCAACTTGACCGACTGCTTCTATCCAAACCAGGACACCCAGgacttcttcatcttcatccactCCAAGTACTTCCACAACTGCAGCAACgaggagctgctgtttgagGACGCGCCGCACTGGTTGGTGATGGTCCTCACGCTCATCCCAGTCAGCATCATCCCAGTCCTCGTCTACCTGGTGGTTTGGAAGAGCAAAGTCCAGGAGTGA